In Halorussus limi, a genomic segment contains:
- a CDS encoding ArsR/SmtB family transcription factor — MAKAERYDPPKLPEESILELEDYLAMQRAVSEETRYRIVAQLLREGETSAKELADALDVPSNKLHYHLDKLVEVGVVANRVEKERGADGLYSYYVATSLGEAVMEHGIGELIRTEWDARDRYA; from the coding sequence ATGGCCAAAGCAGAACGCTACGACCCTCCGAAGCTCCCCGAGGAGAGCATCCTCGAACTCGAAGACTACCTCGCCATGCAGCGAGCGGTCAGCGAGGAGACTCGTTATCGCATCGTCGCGCAACTCCTTCGGGAGGGCGAGACGAGTGCGAAGGAACTCGCCGACGCGCTCGACGTGCCTTCGAACAAACTCCACTACCACCTCGACAAGCTCGTGGAGGTCGGCGTCGTGGCCAACCGGGTCGAGAAAGAGCGCGGAGCCGACGGTCTCTACTCCTACTACGTCGCCACCTCGCTCGGCGAAGCAGTGATGGAACACGGCATCGGCGAACTCATCCGGACCGAGTGGGACGCTCGCGACCGATACGCCTGA
- a CDS encoding nucleoside phosphorylase: MAKQPHLLVEEGDLNDIALIPGDPGRVDRIANLCDDSEVVAENREYKVVNATYEGTDLTICSTGIGCPSAAIAVEELHEVGVETVIRVGTTGALQEGIEIGDMIVATGAAKNEGTSKRYESVEYPAVPDYGVLSALVDSAEANDEDVHVGPIASDDAFYAETDEYVEEWEAANILSVEMEAAAVFSLTRRRGMRAGAICTVDGNLVEGTQKGETEDDELPEKAKNNVERAIRITLDAVVDLAE; the protein is encoded by the coding sequence ATGGCGAAACAGCCCCATCTCCTCGTCGAAGAGGGCGACCTGAACGACATCGCGCTCATCCCCGGCGACCCCGGCCGGGTGGACCGCATCGCGAACCTGTGTGACGATTCAGAAGTCGTCGCCGAGAACCGCGAGTACAAGGTCGTCAACGCGACCTACGAGGGCACCGACCTCACCATCTGCTCGACCGGCATCGGCTGTCCCTCCGCCGCGATAGCGGTCGAGGAACTCCACGAGGTCGGCGTCGAGACCGTGATTCGGGTCGGCACGACCGGCGCGCTGCAGGAGGGCATCGAAATCGGGGACATGATAGTCGCCACGGGCGCGGCGAAGAACGAGGGCACGAGCAAGCGATACGAGTCGGTCGAGTACCCCGCGGTGCCCGACTACGGCGTCCTCTCGGCGCTGGTCGATTCGGCCGAGGCGAACGACGAGGACGTTCACGTCGGTCCCATCGCCAGCGACGACGCCTTCTACGCCGAGACCGACGAGTACGTCGAGGAGTGGGAGGCGGCCAACATCCTCTCGGTCGAGATGGAGGCCGCGGCGGTCTTCTCGCTGACCCGCCGGCGCGGCATGCGTGCGGGAGCCATCTGCACCGTGGACGGCAACCTCGTGGAGGGAACCCAGAAGGGCGAGACCGAGGACGACGAACTCCCAGAGAAGGCCAAGAACAACGTCGAGCGCGCGATTCGAATCACGCTCGACGCGGTCGTGGACCTCGCCGAGTAG
- a CDS encoding DUF7509 family protein — protein sequence MRDRLLNTLEPTSYRRFLVYVMGPYKSHIGENKEMFAFLEGVRDDLRREGFNAFLATDPDIPLDEMDAGTQTLEFARASNVVLFVVPHRGKNLGVGIEVGAVLEDMTDRQRERILLVHEDGVRSAMIAAVGDRWNVDLRTFDDEDDLLEETKRFIADVVRKEDTGELPFPPGENADS from the coding sequence ATGCGAGACCGCCTCCTGAACACCCTCGAACCGACCTCCTATAGACGTTTTCTCGTCTACGTAATGGGACCGTACAAGTCCCACATCGGTGAAAACAAGGAGATGTTCGCCTTCCTCGAAGGCGTGCGCGACGACCTGCGGCGGGAGGGATTCAACGCCTTCCTCGCAACCGACCCGGACATCCCGCTGGACGAGATGGACGCCGGGACCCAGACCCTCGAATTCGCTCGTGCCAGCAACGTCGTCCTGTTCGTCGTCCCTCACCGCGGCAAAAATCTCGGCGTCGGTATCGAAGTCGGCGCAGTTCTCGAAGACATGACCGATCGCCAGCGCGAGCGCATCCTCCTCGTTCACGAAGACGGAGTTCGGAGCGCGATGATCGCTGCCGTCGGCGACCGGTGGAACGTAGACTTGCGAACGTTCGACGACGAAGACGACTTACTCGAAGAGACGAAGCGGTTCATCGCCGACGTAGTGCGCAAGGAAGACACCGGAGAACTTCCGTTTCCTCCCGGAGAAAACGCCGATTCCTAA
- a CDS encoding carbohydrate kinase family protein yields the protein MVEVVTAGHVNWDVTLRVDALPNPDGEARIDSQRRSGGGSAANVAVALAGMEFDAGLVGSVGDDETGEFVRRGLRNAGVDCSHLLEVEARETTTKYLIVDDDGEVMVLGNEGANEAVTPGDVDPEFVSDADHLHLTSQRPDTAAALARTATDAGVSVSFDPGRRLAERDFAEALAYSDVVFLNDREARALLDSDLEHPSSELHGRVVVIKHGEDGAQVDTPAASFDHPGFDAEVVDTTGAGDAFAAGFLAVLLREGGVLGPNADYERALEFANACGALAAMEEGARTAPSFEEVEAFLDERF from the coding sequence ATGGTCGAGGTAGTCACCGCCGGCCACGTCAACTGGGACGTGACGCTGCGGGTCGACGCCCTCCCGAACCCCGACGGCGAGGCCCGCATCGACTCTCAGCGTCGGTCGGGCGGCGGGAGCGCCGCCAACGTCGCTGTCGCGCTGGCTGGCATGGAGTTCGACGCCGGACTCGTCGGGAGCGTCGGCGACGACGAGACCGGCGAGTTCGTCCGCCGGGGGTTGCGGAACGCCGGGGTGGACTGCTCGCACCTGCTGGAGGTCGAGGCCCGCGAGACGACCACGAAGTATCTCATCGTGGACGACGACGGCGAGGTGATGGTGCTGGGCAACGAGGGCGCCAACGAGGCCGTCACGCCCGGCGACGTGGACCCCGAGTTCGTCTCTGACGCGGACCACCTCCACCTCACGAGCCAGCGACCCGACACCGCCGCGGCGCTCGCCCGGACCGCGACCGACGCCGGGGTCAGCGTGAGTTTCGACCCGGGGAGACGCCTCGCCGAACGGGATTTCGCCGAGGCGCTGGCCTACTCCGACGTCGTCTTCCTCAACGACCGCGAGGCACGGGCGCTGCTCGACAGCGACCTCGAACACCCCTCCTCGGAACTCCACGGCCGCGTGGTCGTCATCAAGCACGGCGAAGACGGCGCGCAGGTCGACACCCCGGCCGCCTCGTTCGACCATCCGGGGTTCGACGCCGAAGTCGTGGACACCACGGGCGCGGGCGACGCCTTCGCCGCCGGATTCCTCGCGGTGCTGTTGCGCGAGGGCGGCGTCCTCGGTCCGAACGCGGACTACGAGCGCGCGCTGGAGTTCGCCAACGCGTGCGGGGCCTTGGCGGCGATGGAGGAGGGCGCGCGGACCGCGCCGTCGTTCGAGGAAGTCGAGGCGTTTCTGGACGAGCGGTTTTAG